In a genomic window of Infirmifilum sp. NZ:
- the tes gene encoding tetraether lipid synthase Tes, with amino-acid sequence MADLKIEFSQKSEEPHIDYKLLLNASYSEIKETAEKLRPLLMPKPGVDYKLYLSFKPQLREGEELITYTQSACPECNSLLTAAVFKRDGKVWIRKVCPEHGEFEELYFGDAKVYERFRSFQRDGRGNTVTHVPLMALCPYNCGVCPRHKSNAALINIVLTNRCDLSCFYCFFYASRAGYVYEPTLEHIRYMLRQARLAEPVKPPAIQLTGGEPTLRDDLIDIIRMAKEEGFTHIQLNTNGIRLAFDPDLAVKVRKAGTNVVYLSFDGVSPLTNPKNHWEVPYALDNLRKAGLGAVLVPTVIRSYNLSEVGKIIQFGLRHNDIVRGVNFQPVSIVGRMPRKERDKERVTIPDVLKAIEEQTEGQIRVEDWYPVPSVVPISRFVEALTGKPQIAFTTHFACGAATYVWQDDGEIIPITRFVNVDEFLAFLDQKADELEKGRNKYIVMLELTWKLRKFVDLEKAPKRLRKGNKLLRILYEVFVKHDYESLGEFHYNTLFLGMMHFQDLYNHDVARVMRCDIHYIMPDGRQVPFCSFNVLSDLYRDRAQKAFSYSISDWEKISGKSIREMSYKRNIRKLIAGEPYRRHYQGIIDVDAIPYEQHVLASKKFGIPVIED; translated from the coding sequence ATGGCCGATCTCAAGATAGAGTTCTCCCAGAAATCGGAGGAACCTCACATCGACTATAAGCTACTTTTAAACGCGAGCTACTCCGAGATTAAAGAAACCGCTGAGAAATTACGCCCGCTCCTCATGCCTAAACCGGGCGTGGACTATAAGCTGTACCTTTCCTTCAAGCCGCAGCTTCGGGAAGGAGAGGAGCTGATCACGTACACTCAGTCCGCGTGTCCAGAGTGCAACTCTCTCTTAACTGCGGCGGTGTTTAAGAGAGACGGCAAGGTTTGGATCAGGAAGGTTTGTCCTGAGCACGGCGAGTTCGAGGAACTTTACTTCGGGGATGCCAAGGTATATGAAAGATTTAGGAGCTTTCAGAGAGACGGAAGGGGGAACACTGTTACCCACGTCCCCCTTATGGCACTATGCCCGTACAACTGCGGGGTGTGTCCGAGGCACAAATCCAATGCGGCTTTGATCAACATAGTTCTAACCAACAGGTGCGACTTGAGCTGCTTCTACTGCTTTTTCTACGCGTCTCGAGCAGGATACGTGTACGAGCCCACGCTTGAGCACATAAGGTACATGCTTCGGCAGGCAAGGTTGGCCGAGCCTGTAAAACCTCCTGCAATACAGTTAACAGGAGGTGAGCCGACGCTCCGCGACGATCTGATAGACATTATAAGAATGGCAAAAGAGGAGGGATTCACGCACATACAACTGAACACCAACGGCATTCGCTTGGCGTTTGACCCCGATCTAGCGGTGAAGGTCCGGAAGGCTGGTACAAACGTCGTGTACTTAAGCTTTGATGGTGTCTCGCCTTTAACCAACCCTAAAAACCACTGGGAGGTTCCATACGCCTTGGATAACCTCAGGAAAGCAGGGCTCGGTGCGGTACTTGTCCCGACGGTTATAAGAAGCTACAATCTGAGTGAGGTTGGGAAGATAATACAATTCGGATTGAGACACAATGACATCGTTAGAGGCGTAAACTTCCAGCCAGTCTCCATAGTCGGGCGCATGCCCAGAAAAGAGCGGGATAAGGAGCGGGTGACGATCCCGGATGTGCTCAAGGCGATAGAGGAGCAGACGGAGGGCCAGATAAGAGTCGAGGATTGGTATCCTGTACCGAGCGTTGTTCCCATTTCGAGGTTCGTGGAAGCGCTAACTGGTAAACCCCAGATCGCCTTCACGACGCACTTCGCATGCGGCGCTGCTACTTACGTTTGGCAGGATGACGGCGAAATAATACCGATAACCAGGTTTGTGAATGTAGACGAGTTCCTAGCTTTCCTTGATCAGAAGGCCGACGAGCTAGAAAAGGGCAGAAACAAGTACATTGTTATGCTTGAACTCACGTGGAAACTGAGAAAGTTCGTCGACCTCGAAAAGGCGCCTAAACGTCTCAGGAAAGGTAACAAGCTTCTTAGGATTCTCTACGAGGTCTTCGTAAAGCACGATTACGAGAGCTTAGGTGAGTTCCACTACAACACGCTGTTCCTGGGCATGATGCACTTCCAGGATCTCTACAACCATGACGTGGCGAGAGTTATGAGGTGTGACATACACTACATAATGCCTGACGGGAGGCAAGTCCCGTTCTGCTCTTTTAACGTGCTTTCCGATCTATACAGGGACAGGGCGCAGAAGGCCTTCTCGTACTCCATAAGCGACTGGGAGAAGATAAGCGGGAAATCGATAAGGGAGATGAGCTACAAGAGGAACATCAGGAAACTTATCGCCGGAGAGCCTTACAGGAGGCACTACCAGGGCATTATAGACGTCGACGCGATACCATATGAGCAGCACGTTCTGGCTTCAAAGAAGTTCGGTATACCGGTGATCGAAGACTGA
- the hflX gene encoding GTPase HflX, whose protein sequence is MTKRAVLVFRFDQKVNPSSVREMEELAAAAGYEVVGSLIQTRPEDPKYNIGRGKLPELHEKVRNGKVDKVIFFNMLKPSQAYNLRKELGVDVIDRYELILEIFAKRAGSREAKLQIELARLKRELSFAREYINLSKRGELHGFLGGGKYAVDAYYTYVSSRAALIEKLLEKVRTQKSARWVRRGEAGFYSVSLAGYTGAGKSTLFARLTGEDVYIDGRPFATLSTTSRRIKVCGYPVILTDTIGFIDSLPEQLLDAFYTTLGETLFADVVVLVVDIAESLEEVKRKFNASIEILSGLGVPLKKVVVAANKTDATSPADAEKKLSVLKASGLPVVPVSAKQGMGLEELKGLVASKLPEKVLETIFVKPGETKVLEEALTKCRVIEISGAHDGGVKIVIEGRANVVERIKARCQGS, encoded by the coding sequence ATGACTAAAAGGGCTGTTTTAGTCTTCCGCTTTGACCAGAAGGTTAATCCCTCTAGTGTCCGTGAAATGGAAGAGCTCGCCGCCGCAGCAGGGTACGAGGTTGTCGGGTCTCTTATTCAAACGAGGCCAGAGGACCCCAAATATAACATTGGTAGAGGCAAGCTACCGGAGTTGCATGAGAAGGTGAGGAATGGGAAGGTCGATAAAGTGATTTTCTTTAACATGTTGAAGCCGAGCCAAGCCTACAACCTGAGGAAAGAGCTGGGAGTAGACGTTATTGATCGTTACGAGCTAATACTTGAGATATTCGCTAAGAGGGCGGGTAGCAGGGAGGCGAAGCTTCAAATCGAGCTAGCGAGGCTAAAAAGAGAGCTTAGCTTTGCTAGGGAGTACATCAACCTCTCTAAGCGCGGTGAGCTTCATGGCTTTCTTGGAGGTGGTAAGTACGCTGTAGACGCCTACTATACTTACGTTTCTAGCCGCGCGGCATTAATCGAGAAGCTCCTCGAAAAAGTACGGACTCAAAAGAGCGCGAGATGGGTCAGAAGGGGGGAAGCGGGTTTTTACAGCGTCTCTTTGGCCGGTTACACTGGTGCGGGAAAATCGACTTTATTCGCGAGGTTGACGGGAGAGGATGTATACATTGACGGCAGGCCCTTTGCCACACTGTCTACGACTTCAAGGCGGATCAAAGTCTGCGGTTACCCTGTCATACTGACAGACACAATTGGCTTTATAGACAGCCTGCCGGAGCAGTTGCTCGATGCGTTCTACACGACGCTCGGCGAAACGCTCTTTGCCGATGTGGTAGTCCTAGTGGTAGATATCGCTGAAAGCTTAGAGGAGGTAAAGCGAAAGTTCAACGCTAGTATTGAGATTCTGTCCGGTCTCGGAGTGCCGCTTAAGAAAGTGGTAGTCGCAGCTAACAAGACCGATGCAACAAGCCCTGCGGATGCCGAGAAAAAACTGTCCGTGCTCAAGGCGAGCGGTCTACCAGTAGTTCCCGTGTCCGCGAAGCAGGGCATGGGTTTAGAGGAGCTCAAAGGTTTAGTGGCGTCTAAACTACCTGAAAAAGTTCTCGAAACTATCTTCGTCAAACCCGGGGAAACTAAAGTCCTTGAGGAAGCTCTGACGAAATGCAGGGTGATTGAAATTAGCGGGGCCCATGATGGTGGGGTAAAGATCGTGATAGAGGGCAGAGCCAACGTTGTTGAGAGGATTAAAGCAAGGTGTCAGGGATCGTGA
- a CDS encoding zinc finger domain-containing protein, whose product MSRVLALPKCTSCGKPIPPFEKATSFRCPQCGEVVIWRCERCRRQGNSYVCPKCGFRGP is encoded by the coding sequence ATGTCACGCGTCTTAGCTCTACCTAAGTGCACGTCGTGCGGCAAGCCGATACCTCCGTTCGAGAAAGCAACCAGTTTTAGGTGTCCTCAGTGCGGGGAAGTTGTTATATGGCGGTGTGAAAGGTGCAGAAGGCAGGGAAACAGCTACGTTTGCCCGAAGTGCGGTTTTCGCGGTCCGTAG
- a CDS encoding tRNA (cytidine(56)-2'-O)-methyltransferase — MSTQDSNLEVYVLRIGHRPVRDHRVTTHVGLVARAFGARGLFLEERVEKSVIETLVRVCETWGGEFKVEIVSDPLRFIREWKRAGKVVHLTMYGLNIAEGNTIDLLRQSKDKLLVVVGGEKVPWEVYDLADFNLAIGNQPHSEVAALAVFLDRLFDGKELIRDFPGAKIKIIPSPKGKRVVKLKNSCRNSL, encoded by the coding sequence GTGAGCACGCAAGACTCGAACCTCGAAGTCTACGTGCTGAGAATTGGGCATCGGCCAGTGCGCGATCACCGCGTGACCACCCACGTGGGTCTTGTTGCGCGTGCTTTCGGGGCTCGTGGCTTGTTCTTAGAAGAAAGGGTTGAGAAATCAGTGATAGAGACTCTTGTACGCGTCTGTGAAACGTGGGGCGGTGAGTTCAAAGTTGAGATCGTAAGTGACCCTTTGCGATTTATAAGGGAGTGGAAACGTGCTGGAAAAGTTGTCCACCTCACAATGTATGGCTTGAATATCGCCGAAGGAAATACTATAGATTTACTCAGGCAGTCTAAAGATAAGTTGCTGGTAGTCGTCGGCGGTGAAAAAGTTCCTTGGGAGGTCTACGACCTCGCCGACTTTAACCTAGCTATAGGTAATCAACCGCACAGCGAGGTTGCAGCTTTAGCCGTTTTTCTTGATAGGCTTTTTGACGGTAAGGAGCTGATCAGAGACTTTCCCGGGGCTAAAATTAAAATCATACCTTCTCCAAAAGGTAAGAGAGTAGTCAAGCTAAAAAATAGCTGTAGAAACTCTCTCTAG
- a CDS encoding helix-turn-helix domain-containing protein: MTVDVEKVLSELTDTERRIVEYFLRRGGSAKDIASALGVSERTVYKALYKYRKLAREHGLDPSAFYLRGALQQPSVQTRETQVAESAMSQDIVDRIKKELLEEITEALEKSVREAVLSAFEEILVASETRIKAPPSVQRLPVSENVTDGLLLRRLIDSLERLNQNFENFSKRIELIQYTSALRNNINRPVFHEDEDPSPSGELPSFIKDNPWIEVLQRKYK; this comes from the coding sequence ATGACTGTTGATGTCGAGAAGGTACTTTCGGAGCTTACAGATACTGAGCGTAGGATAGTGGAGTACTTCCTCCGGCGCGGAGGATCAGCGAAGGATATAGCCTCGGCACTGGGTGTCTCGGAGAGAACGGTGTATAAAGCTCTCTACAAATACCGTAAGCTCGCGCGCGAGCACGGTCTCGACCCAAGCGCCTTCTACCTAAGAGGCGCTTTACAGCAACCTTCCGTGCAGACACGGGAAACGCAGGTCGCGGAGTCAGCAATGTCTCAAGATATTGTAGATAGGATCAAGAAAGAGCTCCTAGAAGAAATTACAGAAGCTTTAGAAAAAAGCGTTCGGGAAGCTGTGCTCAGTGCCTTTGAGGAGATTCTCGTGGCCTCCGAGACGCGTATAAAAGCTCCTCCAAGTGTTCAAAGACTTCCAGTATCCGAAAACGTTACCGACGGTCTCCTACTGAGAAGGCTGATCGACAGCCTTGAACGCTTAAACCAAAATTTTGAGAATTTTTCGAAGAGAATAGAGTTAATTCAGTACACATCAGCATTACGTAACAACATCAATAGGCCAGTTTTCCACGAAGATGAAGATCCTTCACCTAGTGGAGAGCTTCCTAGCTTCATAAAAGATAACCCGTGGATTGAAGTGCTGCAGAGGAAGTATAAGTAA
- a CDS encoding class I SAM-dependent methyltransferase has product MLPYDKIAKRYEDLYGAEQLRKNMIAGMFLDGAKNLLDIGCGTGMLGSLLRATEYYICLDLSRGMLNVFKRKNLTVIGDAVRADAGNLPFRDRSFDGVACITVLHEAINAMMEIARVIKPGGKIAVSIKKVFDSKVDLTGMIIEKIIESGGDDIFLLKAQ; this is encoded by the coding sequence GTGCTACCTTACGACAAAATAGCCAAAAGATACGAGGATCTTTATGGAGCGGAGCAGCTACGCAAGAATATGATCGCAGGAATGTTCCTGGACGGCGCCAAAAATTTGCTCGATATTGGGTGTGGAACTGGAATGCTTGGATCCCTACTCCGCGCTACGGAGTATTACATCTGCTTGGATCTATCTCGTGGCATGCTCAATGTATTCAAGAGAAAAAATCTCACAGTTATAGGTGATGCTGTGAGAGCCGATGCCGGCAATCTGCCCTTTAGAGACAGGTCATTCGACGGCGTAGCCTGTATTACCGTTTTACACGAGGCTATTAACGCTATGATGGAGATAGCTAGGGTCATCAAACCGGGCGGGAAGATCGCCGTGTCAATTAAGAAAGTTTTCGACAGTAAGGTAGATTTGACCGGGATGATAATAGAGAAGATAATCGAGAGCGGGGGAGACGATATCTTCTTGCTTAAAGCACAGTAA
- a CDS encoding Gfo/Idh/MocA family protein, with protein sequence MAEFLPLHKSGMPGQKIKGEAFLRVLNRMSLNIAVIGVGRWGRNHVRVLSSLQGDAVNRLIVVDVDPSRAKEIASLYGADTYYDNVEDLVSREKDLDAAIVTVPTVHHYSVVKSLIERCDVFVEKPLAETPEQGYDLLKAASRSNRILMVGHIERFNPIVRVAENVVRTGGLRVLSFTSERLGPGPAGNYTLNLGVGHDLLVHDVDIANLFFGDLPQRVYAVAFHTQNFPYEVEVQAMFEYPGARTAQLTASWRTAPNYKRRSFSLRTESSVITVNYILRRIIIDNGIEGFQLENFKTSLHKETIGIELSYQQEEPLKLELLDFLDSVKRRRKPRVSVLEGYIALKCVAKALESAKKGSPIEISWEELKDVGMS encoded by the coding sequence GTGGCTGAATTTCTTCCTCTCCACAAAAGTGGCATGCCGGGACAAAAGATAAAGGGAGAGGCATTCTTACGAGTGTTGAATCGAATGTCGCTCAACATAGCTGTAATCGGCGTAGGGAGGTGGGGTCGAAACCACGTTAGGGTACTCTCCTCTCTTCAAGGAGATGCTGTGAACAGGCTTATCGTCGTCGACGTTGATCCCTCTCGAGCTAAGGAAATAGCTAGCTTATACGGCGCAGACACATATTACGACAACGTGGAGGATCTGGTTTCCCGCGAGAAGGATCTGGACGCGGCGATCGTGACGGTGCCCACGGTGCATCATTACAGTGTAGTGAAATCGCTGATAGAGAGGTGCGATGTATTTGTGGAAAAACCCTTAGCTGAAACACCCGAGCAGGGCTACGACCTCTTAAAAGCCGCGTCTAGAAGTAACAGAATTCTCATGGTCGGGCACATCGAGAGGTTCAACCCCATAGTGAGAGTTGCAGAAAACGTGGTCAGAACTGGGGGGCTGAGGGTTCTGTCATTTACGTCTGAAAGGCTAGGTCCTGGCCCCGCTGGCAACTACACCCTCAACTTGGGGGTCGGCCACGACCTTCTAGTACATGACGTCGACATAGCTAACCTCTTTTTCGGAGATCTCCCGCAGAGAGTTTACGCGGTAGCCTTTCACACCCAGAACTTTCCCTACGAGGTAGAAGTTCAAGCGATGTTTGAATACCCGGGTGCAAGGACTGCGCAACTAACTGCGAGCTGGCGGACGGCTCCCAACTATAAGCGACGGAGCTTCTCCCTTAGGACCGAGAGCTCTGTTATAACAGTTAACTACATTCTGCGACGCATCATCATCGATAACGGCATAGAGGGATTCCAACTCGAAAACTTTAAGACCTCCCTCCACAAGGAAACTATCGGCATCGAGCTCTCCTATCAGCAAGAAGAGCCCCTCAAGCTCGAGCTCTTAGATTTTCTGGATTCTGTTAAAAGAAGGCGCAAGCCTAGAGTTTCCGTGCTAGAAGGGTACATTGCTCTAAAGTGTGTTGCAAAAGCGCTAGAGTCTGCAAAGAAGGGTTCCCCTATAGAGATCTCGTGGGAGGAGCTGAAGGACGTCGGCATGTCTTAA
- a CDS encoding elongation factor 1-beta, with amino-acid sequence MAKVAILVRILPEDAEIKPEDLYQRISQKLPEKYQIAQYQSEPIAFGLEALRMVILMPEDVEGGTEEIESILSGVPGVSQVDVLSVSRIS; translated from the coding sequence TTGGCTAAGGTGGCTATTTTAGTTAGGATTCTTCCAGAAGATGCTGAAATCAAACCAGAGGATCTTTACCAAAGGATCTCTCAGAAACTTCCTGAAAAGTACCAGATTGCTCAGTACCAGTCTGAGCCTATAGCTTTTGGACTAGAAGCTCTGCGCATGGTCATACTTATGCCAGAGGACGTTGAGGGCGGAACGGAGGAGATAGAAAGTATTTTATCAGGAGTACCCGGAGTGAGCCAAGTAGACGTTTTAAGCGTGAGCCGCATTTCTTAA
- a CDS encoding multiprotein bridging factor aMBF1, which yields MVKCELCGAEIREIAYRIVLDGAEMIVCPRCAHGKTVLGTVRLGLSQPKQVSRQKQVMRTTREDVEEVIVDGYGDIIRQAREKMGLTRELLAVMVGEKESTLRRIEAGQLEPTIDLARKLEKVLKVKLIERYSVSEGAYYSDRDIGGYDVTLGDIAEFKE from the coding sequence ATGGTTAAGTGTGAGCTGTGTGGAGCCGAGATAAGAGAGATAGCCTACCGGATAGTTCTCGATGGTGCAGAGATGATAGTATGCCCACGCTGTGCCCACGGGAAAACCGTATTAGGCACCGTCAGACTAGGGCTTTCCCAACCGAAGCAGGTCTCAAGGCAGAAACAAGTAATGCGAACCACGCGGGAAGACGTTGAAGAGGTGATTGTAGATGGGTACGGCGACATAATAAGGCAGGCACGCGAGAAAATGGGGCTTACACGTGAACTATTGGCGGTCATGGTTGGTGAGAAGGAGTCTACGCTAAGGAGAATCGAGGCGGGCCAGCTTGAACCAACCATAGACCTTGCTCGAAAGCTGGAGAAAGTGTTGAAAGTAAAACTCATCGAAAGATACTCAGTTAGTGAAGGCGCCTATTACTCCGACCGAGATATAGGCGGCTACGACGTTACCCTTGGGGATATAGCTGAGTTCAAAGAGTAG
- a CDS encoding PUA domain-containing protein, with amino-acid sequence MSLATDYELRVLESILRYQLGIEIKLDDIKARLTVVRSRKTGRIKQVLIDGKLFATIRASDGFIILSKEGWRTVRELVQSGSLPCVTVPDDVATFVADGRTLFSKHVVASDGEILPGDEVCVKSERGEVVGAGRAMLPGWEMGRTKRGKAVKTR; translated from the coding sequence ATGAGCCTTGCTACTGATTATGAATTGCGGGTCTTAGAGAGCATTTTGAGGTATCAGTTGGGCATTGAGATTAAGCTCGATGACATTAAGGCCAGGCTTACAGTAGTGAGGTCTCGGAAAACGGGTCGGATAAAGCAGGTTCTGATCGATGGAAAGCTTTTCGCCACTATAAGGGCGAGTGACGGGTTCATTATACTGAGTAAGGAGGGCTGGCGAACCGTGAGAGAGCTTGTACAGAGTGGATCTCTGCCGTGCGTTACGGTACCCGATGACGTCGCAACGTTTGTTGCCGATGGCAGGACCCTCTTCTCAAAACACGTTGTCGCATCGGATGGAGAGATTCTCCCAGGGGACGAAGTATGCGTCAAATCCGAGAGAGGAGAGGTTGTGGGGGCAGGTAGAGCAATGCTACCTGGCTGGGAGATGGGCAGAACTAAAAGAGGTAAAGCCGTAAAAACCAGGTAA